A genome region from Glycine max cultivar Williams 82 chromosome 5, Glycine_max_v4.0, whole genome shotgun sequence includes the following:
- the LOC100806507 gene encoding squamosa promoter-binding-like protein 13A has product MDWNLKALSWDLSEVDQANLPNMETMEGSSRYGMYRTKGEFSVDLKLGQVGNSGTESVLTKSKDAVGVSKMTSSSTSGSSKRARALSNGTQTVSCLVDGCHADLSNCRDYHRRHKVCEVHSKTAQVSIGGQKQRFCQQCSRFHSLEEFDEGKRSCRKRLDGHNRRRRKPQPESLTRSGSFLSNYQGTQLLPFSSSHEYPSTTVVNPTWGGVLTTSGDVRLHGHNQHHHQVHLADKQDLFLGSSPAGYKEGKQLAFMQGDHTLNNRSPHLPGASVGQAQMFLRTSLYSESDGLRCKMFCDSLTSSIQDNNTSRALSLLSSPPQPLSPGNGLNLMVNSHSPLMQPLGLSLHDNSLGSVDPVLGPNDSSSMYNIGSNGSQGNEAPPLFPFQWE; this is encoded by the exons ATGGACTGGAATTTGAAAGCACTTTCTTGGGATTTGAGTGAAGTGGATCAGGCAAACTTACCCAACATGGAAACAATGGAAGGCTCAAGCAGATATGGAATGTATAGAACTAAGGGGGAATTTTCTGTTGACTTGAAGCTTGGCCAGGTGGGGAATTCTGGCACAGAATCAGTGTTGACTAAGTCCAAAGATGCTGTTGGAGTCTCCAAAATGACATCCTCATCTACTTCAGGGTCATCTAAGAGAGCTCGTGCCCTTAGCAACGGGACACAAACAGTGTCATGCCTTGTGGATGGGTGCCACGCTGATCTCAGTAACTGCAGGGACTATCATAGGCGCCATAAGGTCTGTGAAGTCCATTCCAAGACTGCACAGGTCTCAATTGGAGGCCAGAAACAAAGGTTCTGCCAGCAGTGTAGCAG GTTCCATTCACTGGAGGAATTTGATGAGGGGAAAAGGAGCTGCAGGAAGCGGTTAGACGGGCACAACCGACGGAGAAGAAAGCCCCAACCAGAATCTCTAACGCGCTCTGGTAGTTTTTTGTCGAATTACCAAG GCACACAGTTGCTACCTTTCTCAAGTTCACATGAGTACCCATCCACAACTGTGGTGAATCCTACTTGGGGTGGAGTTCTTACAACTTCTGGTGATGTTAGGCTTCATGGGCACaaccaacaccaccaccaggtgCATTTGGCTGATAAACAGGACCTTTTTCTTGGATCTTCTCCAGCCGGTTACAAAGAAGGGAAGCAATTGGCATTCATGCAAGGTGACCACACCCTCAACAACCGGAGCCCACATCTTCCAGGTGCTTCCGTGGGCCAGGCCCAGATGTTTCTTAGGACCAGCCTGTATTCAGAAAGCGATGGGCTGAGATGCAAAATGTTCTGTGATAGCCTAACAAGTTCGATCCAAGACAACAACACCTCTCGTGCTCTCTCTCTTCTGTCATCACCACCACAACCGCTCAGTCCTGGAAATGGATTAAACCTGATGGTGAACTCTCACTCGCCCCTTATGCAACCCTTGGGCCTGAGCCTGCATGATAACAGCCTGGGCTCCGTGGACCCTGTTTTGGGCCCCAATGATTCTTCATCAATGTATAACATAGGTTCTAATGGATCTCAGGGGAATGAGGCCCCTCCACTATTTCCCTTTCAATGGGAATAG
- the LOC100805621 gene encoding gamma carbonic anhydrase-like 2, mitochondrial yields the protein MANLAHFSKRALRSAHALARHHVQPQLLAAERAFATEAAKSISPSADRVKWDYRGQRKIIPLGQWLPKVAVDAYVAPNVVLAGQVTVWDGASVWPGCVLRGDLNKISVGFCSNVQERSVIHAAWSSPTGLPADTSIERYVTIGAYSLLRSCTIEPECIIGQHSILMEGSLVETQSILEAGSVVPPGRRIPTGELWAGNPARFVRTLTHEEILEIPKLAVAINDLSRDHYSEFLPYSTVYLEVEKFKKSLGISV from the exons atggcGAATCTAGCACACTTCTCCAAGAGAGCCCTAAGAAGCGCACACGCGCTCGCAAGGCACCACGTGCAGCCGCAGCTGCTGGCAGCGGAACGCGCTTTTGCGACGGAGGCGGCGAAATCGATATCCCCGTCGGCGGATCGCGTGAAGTGGGACTACCGAGGGCAGAGGAAGATAATCCCGTTAGGGCAGTGGCTCCCCAAAGTGGCCGTGGATGCTTACGTAGCACCCAACGTGGTCCTCGCCGGCCAAGTCACCGTCTGGGACGGAGCCTCCGTCTGGCCCGGTTGCGTCCTCCGCGGCGATCTCAACAAGATCAGCGTCGGATTCTGCTCCAACGTTCAGGAACGCTCCGTTATTCACGCTGCTTGGTCTTCTCCCACAG GCCTTCCAGCTGACACTTCAATAGAGAGGTACGTGACAATTGGAGCATACAGCCTGTTGAGGTCCTGCACTATTGAGCCAGAGTGCATTATTGGGCAGCACTCCATCCTCATGGAAGGTTCATTGGTGGAGACACAGTCAATCCTTGAAGCAGGGTCAGTAGTTCCACCAGGAAGGCGAATTCCAACAGGAGAACTGTGGGCAGGAAATCCAGCCAGGTTTGTGAGGACTTTGACCCATGAAGAAATCTTAGAAATCCCCAAACTGGCAGTTGCTATAAATGATCTGAGCAGAGACCATTACTCAGAGTTCCTTCCCTATTCCACAGTATATTTGGAGGTTGAGAAGTTTAAGAAGTCTTTGGGTATTTCTGTTTGA